One Ilumatobacter fluminis genomic window, GTCGCCGGCGGGGAGCCCACGGGTGGCGTAGTCACCGTTCTCGTCGGAGCAGATCGGTGCGTGGGCGGGGAACACGTCGTCGCCGACGTCGTTGCGCACCGTGACACAGGCTCCTTCGATCGGGAGGAGGTCGGGTGCGGGCGTGGTGATCGTTCCTTCGATCGTGCCGCCGGGTTCCATGCCGATCTCGATCAGCTCGACGTAGCCCTGCTGCACGTCGAGCGGCACTTCGAACACCGAGGCGTAGTCGCCGTCGGGGTCGACGGCGTCGAGCAGCACGGTGGAGAGGGGCAGGTCGTCGCTGAGGTCGATCGCGAACTCGCCGTCGATGTCGGTCGAGGTGGTGAGCCACTGCTCGCCATCAGCGGTCTCGACGCGCGCCGCGACCGTGACGCCTTCGATCGGTGTGGTCGTGCCCTGTTCGACGACGAGGCCTTCGATGCCGGTGACGACGGGCGCGAGCTCGCCGTCGACCTCGGTGTCGGAACCGGCGACGATCGTCACGGCCGTCGTGGTCAGCGTCTCGTAGTTGAAGGGCGCCACAAACTCGAGCACGTAGTCGCCGGGCGCGAGGCCGACCGTTTCGAATCGGCCGTCGGTGCCGGTGCACGGCGAGTAGTCGGACGGAACGGCGAGCGTCGTGCCGGTCGCGTCGTACACCCGCACGCACGCTCCCTCGAGCGCGAACCCGGTCGACACGTCGGTGACGTCGCCGACGAAGCGGCCGCCCGCATCCAGGTCGAATCCGATCAGCTCGGTGTAGCCGTGTTGCAGGTACACCTCGTTCATGAGTGAGGCGGCGTGGGTGCCGGTCTCGTCGATCGCGTCGACGATGAGCGCGTCACCGGTCAGCTCGAACATGGTCAGGTCGAGCTCGTACAGGCCGTCCGCTCCGGTGACGACCTCCTGGCCGAACAGCTGACCGTACGCGTCGGTGCCTCGCACCTTGACGCGCACGTCGGGCAGCGGCTGCTCGGTCACCTCGTCGCGAACCAGGCCGGCGATCAGCGTGGGCGGGAACTCGTCGAGTTGGATCGTCTCGAAGGCGGGGCTGCCGGGTGTGATCGTGAAGGGACCGATCACCCGTGAGTCGAGACCGTCCGGCGCGACGATGCGCGCCTGATACGTCCCGGCAGGGACGCTGTAGGTGGCGAACGTGCCGGTCTCGTCGGTGCAGGGAGCGTGGTCGGGTCGGAGAACGGGCTCACCCGTCAGGTCTTCGAGCACCACGCACGCGCCGGAGACGGGTTCGTTGTCGGGGCCGGTGATCTCGCCTTCGAGGTAGCTGCCTGGCTGCAGCGTGAATCCGATCGCTTCGTCGTAGCCGGGCTGGAGTGCGATGGTGGCGCCGACGTCGGATGCGAGTGACGGTGAGGTGCTCAGGGCGTCGACGGTGAACGGCTCGCTGCCGAAGCCGATCCCACCGAGGTACACGGAGTACTCGCCGGGTTCGCCGGTCGGTTCCATGTCGCGGGCTCGGAACTCGCCGTTGCGGTCGGTGGTGTGGGCCACGATTCGCATGTCGTCGACGGGGTCGGTGCCGTCGGTGACCGCCGCCGAGATCGTCGTGTTCGGCGGGAGCGGCATGATGACGTCGTACCAGTACTGCTCGCCGGCAACGGCGGTAACCGCGAAGTCGAACACTGGGTAGGCCTCGCCGGGCGATGGCGTACCGAAGTCGAGCAGGTATTCGCCGGGCGGGAGCGCGGGCAGCTGGAACCATCCCCACTCACCGCTGCACGTGCCGATCCACTCGTAGGGGACGACGACGTCGCCGGACAGGTTGGTGATCGTGGCGCACGCGTCTTCGATGAACCACCAGTCCTGCGTGCGCACGCTGCCGTTGATGACTCCGCCGAGGTCGAGGTCGTGGTTGACGGTGTTCGTCGTCTCGGGCGTGAGAGCGACGGGGACGAAGAACTCCGCACCGAGGCGGCGGGTGGGGTCGACGACGTTGAGGTGGAGTGGCTCGTCGTCCCACGCGGTCACGTCGATCGAATAGAAGCCGAACTCGTCGCTGAGCACCTCGGCAACGGTGGTGGGTTTCTGCTCGACCCCGGCGCCGGTCATCACCTGCACGGCGACGCCTTCGGCACCGTCGGCGACCGTCATGTCGGTGACGACACCCTGCACGATGGTCGGATCGGCCGCACTGACCGACTGGTGCGTGATCACCGCTCCGGTCGATGCGACGACGGCGACCGCCGTCACCCGTGCGATCAGACGCATGAGTCCACCCATTCGATTGTCTCCCCTGTGGTCCGCAACACTCCCCTGGCGAACCGTCAAGGTACTGCACGGTTGTCACCCGATCGGGTGTACCCGAGGACACGACCACCGCCGCAACAACCGGTTCCTTCCGGGTCGGGTGCCAAAGGTGACGGCGAGGTACGAGCAGTTACCGGCGGTCACATGACCCGGGAACGGTGCGCGAACAGGAGCGTCTACGGCTGCTCGTCGCCGTCGCCGACGCCGAACGTGGCGTTGCCCGCGCCGTTCCAGGCGGGCTGGTCTTCGAGGATGTCGATCGCCTCACGCGGGTCCATGTCGTACTGGCCCGGGTTGCGTTCGTCCGCTTCGCGCTGTTGCTCGGATTCCCAGTAGTCGTAGCCGGCCCACGCGGCGGTCCCGACCGCGGCGAACGCCATGACAACGAGCACGCCGGTCTTGATCGTGTTGGACCGACTCTTGCGCTTGGCCTGCTTGGCAGCGAGGGCACGCCCGTGCTCCAACCCGATCACCGACGGCGAGTTCGTCCGAGTCGGCTGCGGTGCAGCAGCACGCTTCCCCATGGCCCCAGTATCGGCACCCCCAAGCCGGACCTTGAGCACTTTCTCGAGATTCCTTTCGACGTCCTCGGGTCGGGTGCCGTAGGGAACGATGACGGAGTCGGCGTTTCCGTAGGTCACCCGACCCGGGTCTCGGCTCAGGCAGCCAGCGCCCGAGCGATCGCCCGAGTCAGCTCGTCGACCTCGCGCACCATCTCGTCGTGGTACCGACGGTCCCGCCCGTACGGGTCGCTCAGATCGTCATCCGGCGACGGCACCATCAGGTCGGCAGCCTTGCGCCCCTCCGACGCTCGCGCCACCCAACCCGCCACGTCCCCACCGGCCGGCCCGACCCGCAGCGCAGCCCGCCCGAGCTCCTTCAGCGTGAACGTCCGCGGCCACGCCGCCGGTTCCATCGCCACGATCTCCCGCAAGTGCTCACGAGTCATCCCGATCACCAGATCGGCGCCTTCGTCACGAACCGCTCCGGCGGTCAGCGGACGAGACACATGATCCGACGCATCGACCCCGATCGCGGCTGCGGCAGCCAACGTGTCTCGGTGCATCCGGAGCCGCCCGCCATGTGTCCCGACCGACCGCACCTCGGCATCGACCCCCGCCGCAGCCAGGTGCTGCGCCAACAGTCGCTCCGCCACCGGCGAGCGGCAGACGTTCGCCGTGCAGACGGTGAGGATGCGCAGCGTCACACCTGATCGAGTCCGACGAGCGCGACGAGCTCGAACGTGGCGTCGGTCTGCAGCGCCGACAGCTCGGCGTACGGGGCGATCGCCAGCAGTCCCCAGCCGAGTTCCTCGGCCATCCGGGCGGCCTCGAGGTCGAAGCCCGGCTGGTAGTACACGGCGCTCTCGGCCGACGGCGTCGTGTCGACGGGCGCAACATTGACGTAGCCGTAGCCCTGCAGTTCCTCGGCGTGAGCACCGGCGACGCCACCGACGTCGGTCGCGTTCGCCGTCGCGACGACCAGCGCCTCACGTTCGCGCAGTACGTCGCCGGTGGCGATCTCGTCGTCGTCCTCGACGACGGTCGAAGTCGTCGTGGTCGTCGTCTCGGAGTCGAGAAACGCCGACGTCGTCGGCGGTCCGAGCGTCGTCGTGGTCGAGGTCGTCGACGTCGTCGTGCTGGTCTCCGGAGCCGGCTCGGTCGTGGCCGTCGCCTCGTCGTCGACGAGCGGCGACACCTCGAGCGGTGCCAGCACGAGCGTCGTAGTGGGCGTGACCGTCTGGATCTCGGTGATCCTGATGTCGGCACCAGGCGCTTCCGAGGGCAGGCCGGCAATCGCGACACCGGCCGCGGCGGCGAGGATGAACGTGATCACGGTCACGACGACGGTGGGCTTCACGTGCATGGAGGTTACCGAGGGAGAGTGTGGGAGCCGGGACGCGACTCGGGCGCCGCCCGAAGGCGACGCCCGAGATCAAGTGGAGAAGGTTGGGTCAGCTGGCGGTCGTCTGGCGACGACGGAACTGGGAGACGCCGAACATGCCGGCACCTGCGACGAGCAGGACCGCGGCGATTCCCATCGTGCCGCTCATGCCGGAGTTGCCCGTCGGCGGAATGATCGGGTCGGTTTCCTGCACGGTCACGCTGAACGAAGCGACCGTGTCGCCACACGTGAAGGTGCCGGTGGCCGTACCGGCGGCCGTCGGCGCGGTCAGGGTGGCGGTTGCCGTGCCGTCGCTCGGGGAGACCGTCTGCGACTGACCGTTGAAGCTCACCGTTGCCGAGTCCTCGTTACAGGGGATCGACGCCGTGAAGGTGCTGCCGGGGGCCGGCGATCCGTTGCTCACGGTGACGGTGGCGGCCTGGACCTGGATCTGGAACGGCAGCGAGACGGCGCTCTGATCGAGTGCGACCGTGCCGTTGTACGTGCCAGCCGAGGTGGGGGCGGTGAAGCTCGCGGTGGCGGTGCCACCGGCGACGATGGCCTCCGTGAGCGAATCGGCGCTGGCGCCGACGCACGTGGCGGTCTTGTTCTGGCCCTGGAAGGTGTAGGTGGCGGTTTCGCCGACGATGCAGTCGTCGACGTTCACGTTGAACGTGCCGCCGGGCGTGGTCGACGGCGGTGCGACCGCGACGGTCGGATCGTTGACGTTGTACCCGTTGTCCTGGGCCTGCACCGCGCCGCCGGCCATCGTGGCCGCCGTAGCGATGGCGATGCCCGCCATCAGTCGCTTCATGGGATAGTCCTCTCCACTTGACTAAATCGCGACCCTAGCAAGCCCAGGGTCGTTGTCCAGGGGCGATGGCCCAGCGGTGCACCGAAGGACATGCACTCCGCCGGGTAGTCGACCGACCGCACGACGTGGGCAGAGCCTGGCCAGGTCGCTCCCAACACGGTGGGCGATCGGCCGGTAGTCTCGCCGCCCATGTCCGCTCGGAAACTGCACGTCGACGGGCGCAACGAGCAACTCGTCCTCGGTGTCGGCGTGGTCACCGGTATCGGCCTCGGCCTCCAAGGGCTGAGTCCGACGGGCTCGACCGTGATCGATTGGCTGCTGCTGATCGCGTCGGCGGTCTTCGTCGTGTGGTCGGGCGCCACCGCACCCTGGTGGGCGCTGGCGGCCGCCGCCGGAATCGCCGCTGCCATCGCCGAACCGTGGCTGCCACTGCTCGTCGGTGTCGGCGTGCTCGGTCTGGCCCTCGCCGTGGGCACCGCCCGTCGCAGTCAACCGGTCGAGCGGGCGATCGTGGTCGGCGCGATCCTGCTCGTGTTGTCGACCGCTCGCGATCTCGGAGCTTTCGGTGTGAGCACAGCGGTCGGCGTCCTCGTCGCCATCACCCTCGCCGCCTTCGGCCTGAGTCGACGCTCTCGCCGTGTTCGCCGCGTCGGGTACATCGCCGCAGGCGCTGCAGCCGGCGTGTTGGTGATCGGAACGCTCGCACTCGTCTTGTCGGGCACATCGGCCCGCCCCGACCTCACGACCGGTGAGCAGGCCGCCCGACAGGGGCTGCGCGAGTTGAAGGCAGCCGACTTCGAGCAGGCCCAGTCCTCGTTCGAACGTGCCGCCACCTCGTTCGGCAGAGCCGCCGACGACGTCGGCGCCGTCTGGACCGCACCGGCCCGGTTGGTGCCGGTCGTGAGCCAGCACCACCGCGCCGTCGACCAGCTGGCGTCCGAAGCCGCTGCAGCGTCGTCCACGGTCGCCACACAGCTCGGAGAGATCGACTTCGACGCCCTCCGGATCGTCGACGGTCGGATCGACATCGAAGCTGTCGAAGGCCTGCAGCAGCCGATGGCGGAGCTGCAGGAGTCGCTCGCCTCCTTGGACGCGGCGGTCGTGTCGGCACAAGACCCGTGGCTGGTCGAGCCTCTCGCCGATCGCCTCGCCGACCTCCGCGTCGACATCGCCGAACAGCGCGATCTCGGCGACAAAGCGGTCATTGCGCTCGACCGGGCGCCGGCGATGCTCGGCGCCGACGGCGAGCGCGTCTACTTCGTCATGTTCACCACGCCGGCCGAGGCACGCGGCCAGGGCGGCTTCATGGGCAACTACGCCGAGATCACCATCGACGAGGGCGAGATCGAACTCACCGACTTCGGACGCCACTCCGACCTCAACCGGGCAGCCACGGAACCGTTCGATCTGTCCGAGGCACCAGCGGACTGGCTCGCCCAGTACGGCGGCGAGGGCTTCGCACGCGGGCCGGGCCGACCCGTCGCCACCGACGTGTGGTCGATCTACACCATCTCGCCGCACTTCCCCCACACGGCTCGGGTCGCCGACATCCTCTATCCGCAGAGCGGCGGGCAGGACCTCGACGGCGTTTTCAATCTCGATGTCTATGCGCTCGAACAGCTCGTCGGCCTGGTCGGCGACGTCGAGGTCGACGGGCGAGACGCACCGCTGAACGGCACGAACACCGCCGAGTACCTCCTCATCGAGCAGTACGAGACCGACGACAACGCCGAACGCATCGACCAACTCGAGGTGATCGCCCGAGCGGTCACCGACCGGCTCCTCGGCGGCAACGCACCCGAGCCGATCGATCTCGGTCGGGCGATGGCGCCGATGGTTCGCGAGCGCCGCCTGATGGCCTGGATGGAGGACCCGAGCGAGCAAGCCCTGCTCGAACTCGTCTCGATGGACGGCGCCGTGCTCGGCGGCCGAGGCGACCGCGACGGCGTGCACGTGGCCATCAACAACGACGGCACCGGCAAGATGGACTCCTACCTCGAACGCAGGATGGTGTACGAGGAGACCCCCGACGGCGATGAACTCTCGATCACCATCAAACACACGGCACCGGTCGAGTCACTCCCCGATTACGTGACCGCCGTGTCGAGCGACCTCGGACGAGGCGACGGGCGCTGGCTCGTCACCGTCTACTCGACCCGACCGGTCACCGAGGCCTGGCTGGACGATCAGCCGATTGGTGTCAACACCGGCCAGGAAGCCGGACTGCAGACCGCAAGCATCAAGCTCGTGCTCCCGCCGGACGGCAGCGCTACGTTCCGAGTCCGCTTCGGTCCGAACACATCGTTCGACCAGACCAAGCTGATCGTGTCACCACAACCACTCGTGCAGCCGGAACGCTGGGCCTATTTCGGTGACGCGCCTCGGACACTAGAAAGTCGCTCCGTGCTCGATCGCTGAGCCCAAGCCGACTCGACGGTGTCAGCTCGGAGGCCGATTGTCGGCCGCAGGGGCCGGTTCGGATGAGGCCGCAGCTCTAGCCTTGCGTGGTCCGGACTCGCCGTCTCCGTACCCATAACCGTAGCCGTATGTTCCGACCCGATCCGCAGCGGTGGCCTGGTTCAGGACCATTCCGACGATCGGAGCTTGGACGCGATCAAGCCGTTCAAGCGCTTCAGCAACACTCCGCTTCGTCGCTCGTTTGGCCTGGGTGACGAAGAGGACGGCATCGACGCTGCCCGCTAACGCAAGTGAGTCGGCGACCGGCAAGACCGGCGCCGAGTCAACGATGACGTAGTCGTAGCGATCGGCAAGTTCCCTTAGGAGGTCGCGGGTCCGTCCGCTTGATAGAAGCTCCCCTGGGTTGCCCGGCACCGTGCCAGACGCCGCTACCGAGAGTTCAACTCCGTCCTCGAGATCTAGACCCGCTGCAACCAAGTCGACCGGTTCGCCGACAAGCAGGTCAATCACCCCGGGTGACTGCGGCACGGAGAAGACCTCGTGCACGCGCGGTCGCCGCAGGTCCGCATCAACGATCAGGACCGTGCGCCCCGTCTGAGCGAGCACGACAGCCAAGTTCGTCGCTGTCGTTGTCTTGCCCTCGCCCGGCAGCGAACTGGTGACTTGGATAACTCTTGTCGGACGATCGAGGCCCAGGAACTGGATGTTGGTACGCAACCCGCGGTAGATCTCAACTGCGAAATCACTAGGTGCGCTGAGTGAAACCGGTCGGTGGTCAATAGGCGGATCAATGGGCACCACGGCGAGTACGGGACGACCGGCGACAGACTCAAGGTCCTCCTCCGTTCGTACCGAGTCGTCGAAGTAATCGATAGCGAACGCAGCCGCCAGACCGAGCAGCAACCCGACGATTCCCGCCACCACAGCTGTCCGCAGCGGCGTCGGCACGACTGGGTCACGGGGAACAGTCGCCGACTTGACCACGGAGGCTCCGCCCGTTTTTAGTGCCGCGTCGACCTGCAGCTGGTTGAGCGTCTGACCGAAAGTCGCCTGTTGCGCCAATAACGTCGTACGCTGGGGGTCGTCATCGGCGAGAGCGTCGATCTGAGTCTGCAACTCGGAGATCTTGAACTGGACCTGGGCGGTACCGGCGAGAAGATCCTCCACCGACTGCTCACGACGCTCATCGATGTACGCTTGCACGTACTGATTGGCGAGGCTTGCCGCGACATCGGGGGTCGCGCCACGGACCTTGGCGGAGATCACGTCGGTTGATCCCACAACGGTCGCGCTGACGCTGGGAGGCCGCTCGACGAGGTCAAGCGTTGACATCAAGCGCGCTTGCACACGCTCGCCCTCCAACACCTGGATCTCGGTTTGCACCGCCCGGCCCGCATCGCCGCTCCGAAGATCGAGCCCACTGCCGAAGAGCGAATCGCTTGAACGAGTCTGGACCAGAAGCTGGGCTTCCGCCTCATACACCGGCGTTTGGGCAATCGATAGAACTGACGCCATGCCAGAGGCGATTGCGACCGAGAGCAGAACGACCCAGCTACGCCGACGGACTATCGCGAGGTAGTCGTGCAACGTCATGTGATCTGCGGTTGGCGACATCGGAGTGTGACTGTACCTTGAGCTTCGGTAGGTGCCTTCGGTGCCCTCCGGTACACATGTGGCCGCCTCTGACGCTGCCGGAGGGTAGGTTCTAGCTATGTCATTGGCGGAACTCGTCGAAAGCGTGTCGAGCCAAGGTTGCCCACTAGCTGGCTGCACAACAGTTCGACAACCCTTGGCATCATCCCCAAGCGTCGACAACGCTTGCGTTGGTGCAGTCGGCGTTTGCTCCCGCCACCTCTAGCGGTCGGCACAATGAATCGATCTGTGTGGACAAGGCTTGCTCCCTTCGCAGGCGACATCAGGAATCGGATGGCTCTGCTCGCCGTTACTGCGGCGGCTGGAGGGCTAGCTGAAGCCCTCGCTCTCCTTCTCGTCGTCCAGTTGACGCTGGCACTCGCCGCCGGCCCCGCCTCCCCAATCGAGCTTCCGCTCGTGGAAATCGCGCTCTCACCCTCAGTCTGCATCATCGTTGCGGGCGTTG contains:
- a CDS encoding DUF4012 domain-containing protein codes for the protein MSARKLHVDGRNEQLVLGVGVVTGIGLGLQGLSPTGSTVIDWLLLIASAVFVVWSGATAPWWALAAAAGIAAAIAEPWLPLLVGVGVLGLALAVGTARRSQPVERAIVVGAILLVLSTARDLGAFGVSTAVGVLVAITLAAFGLSRRSRRVRRVGYIAAGAAAGVLVIGTLALVLSGTSARPDLTTGEQAARQGLRELKAADFEQAQSSFERAATSFGRAADDVGAVWTAPARLVPVVSQHHRAVDQLASEAAAASSTVATQLGEIDFDALRIVDGRIDIEAVEGLQQPMAELQESLASLDAAVVSAQDPWLVEPLADRLADLRVDIAEQRDLGDKAVIALDRAPAMLGADGERVYFVMFTTPAEARGQGGFMGNYAEITIDEGEIELTDFGRHSDLNRAATEPFDLSEAPADWLAQYGGEGFARGPGRPVATDVWSIYTISPHFPHTARVADILYPQSGGQDLDGVFNLDVYALEQLVGLVGDVEVDGRDAPLNGTNTAEYLLIEQYETDDNAERIDQLEVIARAVTDRLLGGNAPEPIDLGRAMAPMVRERRLMAWMEDPSEQALLELVSMDGAVLGGRGDRDGVHVAINNDGTGKMDSYLERRMVYEETPDGDELSITIKHTAPVESLPDYVTAVSSDLGRGDGRWLVTVYSTRPVTEAWLDDQPIGVNTGQEAGLQTASIKLVLPPDGSATFRVRFGPNTSFDQTKLIVSPQPLVQPERWAYFGDAPRTLESRSVLDR
- a CDS encoding tyrosine-protein kinase domain-containing protein codes for the protein MSPTADHMTLHDYLAIVRRRSWVVLLSVAIASGMASVLSIAQTPVYEAEAQLLVQTRSSDSLFGSGLDLRSGDAGRAVQTEIQVLEGERVQARLMSTLDLVERPPSVSATVVGSTDVISAKVRGATPDVAASLANQYVQAYIDERREQSVEDLLAGTAQVQFKISELQTQIDALADDDPQRTTLLAQQATFGQTLNQLQVDAALKTGGASVVKSATVPRDPVVPTPLRTAVVAGIVGLLLGLAAAFAIDYFDDSVRTEEDLESVAGRPVLAVVPIDPPIDHRPVSLSAPSDFAVEIYRGLRTNIQFLGLDRPTRVIQVTSSLPGEGKTTTATNLAVVLAQTGRTVLIVDADLRRPRVHEVFSVPQSPGVIDLLVGEPVDLVAAGLDLEDGVELSVAASGTVPGNPGELLSSGRTRDLLRELADRYDYVIVDSAPVLPVADSLALAGSVDAVLFVTQAKRATKRSVAEALERLDRVQAPIVGMVLNQATAADRVGTYGYGYGYGDGESGPRKARAAASSEPAPAADNRPPS
- a CDS encoding LytR C-terminal domain-containing protein; this encodes MKPTVVVTVITFILAAAAGVAIAGLPSEAPGADIRITEIQTVTPTTTLVLAPLEVSPLVDDEATATTEPAPETSTTTSTTSTTTTLGPPTTSAFLDSETTTTTTSTVVEDDDEIATGDVLREREALVVATANATDVGGVAGAHAEELQGYGYVNVAPVDTTPSAESAVYYQPGFDLEAARMAEELGWGLLAIAPYAELSALQTDATFELVALVGLDQV